The following are encoded in a window of Psychrobacter sp. P11F6 genomic DNA:
- a CDS encoding ParA family protein, whose protein sequence is MEIIAIANQKGGVGKTTTAVNLTASLAAKRKHVLLIDLDPQGNATSGTGVDKNELALTIADVLLDGVSLSDAIVTSPAGFDVIGANRDLAGMDITLMNKTDSHELFKTAMVALVNDQIAAKKPAYDYVVIDCAPSLNLLTINALVATDSVIIPMQCEYYALEGLADLSQTIERLTELNPKLYIRGVVRTLFDARNTLARDVSAELEAHFGDIMYKTHIPRNIRLAEAPAHGLPVIAYERWSKGARAYQKLAAEVMKQSD, encoded by the coding sequence ATGGAAATCATAGCAATTGCGAATCAAAAAGGCGGCGTGGGCAAAACCACGACGGCAGTAAATTTGACCGCCAGCTTGGCTGCGAAGCGCAAGCATGTACTGCTGATTGACTTAGACCCACAGGGTAATGCGACCAGTGGTACGGGTGTCGATAAGAATGAATTGGCACTGACAATAGCGGACGTGCTATTGGACGGGGTGTCGTTATCTGATGCTATTGTTACCAGTCCGGCGGGGTTTGATGTGATCGGTGCCAATCGTGATTTGGCTGGCATGGATATTACCTTGATGAATAAGACCGATAGCCATGAGCTGTTTAAGACAGCAATGGTGGCATTGGTCAATGATCAGATAGCTGCTAAAAAACCTGCTTACGATTATGTGGTTATAGACTGTGCACCCAGCTTGAATTTGCTGACGATTAATGCGTTAGTTGCTACAGACAGCGTTATTATTCCCATGCAGTGCGAATATTATGCATTAGAAGGCTTGGCTGATTTGTCGCAGACGATAGAGCGCTTGACGGAATTGAATCCAAAGCTATATATCCGCGGTGTGGTGAGAACATTATTTGATGCACGCAATACACTGGCTCGGGATGTGTCTGCCGAGCTAGAAGCACACTTTGGCGATATTATGTATAAAACCCATATTCCAAGAAATATTCGCTTGGCAGAAGCACCAGCGCATGGTTTGCCAGTTATCGCTTACGAGAGATGGTCAAAAGGTGCGCGCGCTTATCAAAAATTGGCGGCTGAAGTCATGAAACAAAGTGACTAA
- a CDS encoding ParB/RepB/Spo0J family partition protein, whose product MAKKRGLAANRGLDALLGSIKKEKQITASALQDDMAARESTLPAETLNADRLNISKTAQSDSNETSEKPTTKAIASDTTTSSRTTRSPRTINKGTANKNRVNGTDTSASEDQISLVQIDVTRLQAGKYQPRRDMSETALAELASSIEQHGVMQPIVIRPLLANEDKSEAFVTHEIIAGERRWRAAKMAGKSVIPAIERALSDELAIALALIENIQREDLSVIEQAAALQRFHTEFGMSHAMIAEVVGKARTTVSNLLRLNQLHDTVKDHLANSALDMGHARTLLALSSEQQPIIAQKIIDGGMTVRDAEKLVKSILQPAPKANRAEQTQSREVERLTQRLTDMLGAEVKLKHKKDGQGSVEIFFHNQDQLAALIKHIEAQA is encoded by the coding sequence ATGGCGAAGAAAAGAGGGTTGGCTGCCAATCGAGGCTTAGATGCCTTATTGGGGTCAATCAAAAAAGAAAAGCAAATCACCGCCTCTGCCTTGCAAGACGATATGGCGGCGCGTGAGAGTACTTTGCCAGCTGAAACGCTAAACGCTGATAGATTAAATATTAGCAAGACTGCTCAATCTGATAGTAATGAGACCAGTGAAAAACCAACGACCAAAGCTATCGCCTCTGACACCACTACCAGCAGTCGAACCACACGGTCGCCGCGCACGATAAACAAAGGTACGGCTAATAAGAATCGTGTTAATGGAACAGATACTAGTGCCTCTGAAGACCAGATCAGCTTGGTGCAAATAGATGTCACGCGTTTGCAAGCGGGTAAGTATCAGCCGCGCCGTGATATGAGTGAAACGGCGCTTGCAGAGCTGGCTTCTTCGATTGAGCAGCATGGCGTTATGCAACCGATCGTTATCCGTCCGTTATTGGCCAATGAAGACAAGAGTGAAGCATTCGTTACCCATGAGATCATTGCTGGCGAGCGCCGCTGGCGTGCGGCAAAAATGGCAGGAAAATCTGTCATTCCAGCGATTGAACGTGCTTTATCTGATGAGCTTGCCATCGCACTGGCCTTGATTGAAAATATCCAGCGTGAGGACTTGTCCGTGATTGAGCAAGCCGCTGCATTACAACGCTTTCATACTGAATTTGGTATGAGTCATGCGATGATTGCCGAAGTCGTTGGCAAGGCGCGCACCACCGTATCGAACCTGCTGCGTCTCAATCAGCTGCATGATACAGTCAAAGATCATTTGGCAAATAGTGCCCTAGATATGGGTCATGCGCGCACGCTCTTGGCATTATCTTCTGAGCAGCAGCCGATTATCGCGCAAAAAATTATCGACGGCGGTATGACGGTACGCGATGCTGAAAAGTTGGTTAAATCGATCTTGCAGCCTGCACCGAAAGCCAATCGTGCTGAGCAAACGCAATCTCGTGAGGTTGAGCGCTTGACGCAAAGACTGACAGATATGTTAGGGGCTGAAGTCAAACTCAAACACAAAAAAGATGGTCAAGGTAGTGTTGAGATATTTTTCCATAACCAAGATCAGTTAGCAGCTTTGATTAAGCACATAGAAGCACAGGCTTGA
- a CDS encoding MotA/TolQ/ExbB proton channel family protein yields MWELVKAGGWLMTPIVVCSILALVIIIERSHTLQFNKVAPSRLREQLITRLRENGDIGRTQLMNVKEKTPLGDILATGLLYRQYGLDSMTMHMQNRASVQVHQLEKNINMLGTIGAIAPLLGLLGTVLGIISSFLAITDGAMQDPTMLAAGVSQALITTAAGMIVAIPALVAYRYFQRRIIDINAQFETQAGLMIQELYDYHLLENTSTAGLNVPAHRAPSADVVDTEYAVDGLSSNNGVAVTS; encoded by the coding sequence ATGTGGGAGTTGGTAAAAGCGGGTGGTTGGTTGATGACACCTATCGTGGTGTGCTCAATATTGGCATTGGTTATCATCATCGAGCGTAGTCATACTTTACAGTTTAATAAAGTTGCTCCGAGTAGATTGCGCGAACAGCTAATCACGCGCTTACGTGAGAATGGGGATATTGGTCGTACACAGTTGATGAATGTCAAAGAAAAAACACCTTTGGGAGATATTTTAGCGACAGGGCTGCTGTATCGTCAATATGGCTTAGACTCGATGACGATGCATATGCAAAACCGCGCTAGCGTACAAGTGCATCAGTTAGAAAAAAACATCAATATGCTTGGGACCATAGGAGCGATTGCGCCACTACTCGGTTTGTTAGGCACGGTGTTAGGCATTATTTCGTCATTTTTGGCGATTACCGATGGGGCGATGCAAGACCCAACGATGCTTGCTGCTGGTGTGTCACAAGCGTTGATTACGACTGCTGCTGGTATGATCGTGGCTATTCCAGCACTGGTTGCCTATCGTTATTTTCAGCGCCGTATTATCGATATTAATGCCCAGTTTGAGACGCAAGCGGGGCTAATGATTCAAGAGTTGTATGATTATCATTTGCTGGAAAATACGTCTACTGCTGGCTTGAATGTGCCTGCACATCGTGCGCCATCGGCTGACGTTGTAGATACTGAGTATGCAGTGGATGGATTAAGCTCGAATAATGGTGTTGCCGTCACTTCTTAG
- a CDS encoding ExbD/TolR family protein, translating to MRFRKPTVEPLEINLTPMIDCLLFLIVFLLLATSFNHFSRLNIILPEAEGVALTEEKNSIEVAVQEDGSYLVNGITLASSNEAELTSMLQQEAGSNRDMLFVIAADANATHQSVVRVMDIAGKLGFLNLNISTVVPLGQPLPQ from the coding sequence ATGCGCTTTAGAAAACCGACTGTTGAGCCGCTCGAAATTAACTTAACCCCGATGATTGATTGCTTGTTGTTTTTGATAGTGTTTTTGCTGCTGGCAACGTCGTTTAATCATTTTAGCCGTTTAAATATTATTCTTCCTGAAGCTGAAGGTGTCGCGCTGACAGAAGAGAAAAATAGTATCGAAGTGGCAGTACAAGAAGATGGCAGTTATCTGGTGAACGGTATTACGCTTGCCAGTAGCAATGAGGCAGAGTTGACCAGCATGCTACAACAAGAAGCAGGCAGTAATCGTGACATGCTATTTGTTATTGCTGCGGATGCCAATGCCACCCATCAATCGGTTGTGCGAGTGATGGACATTGCGGGTAAACTGGGATTTTTGAACCTTAATATCAGTACGGTCGTGCCACTTGGTCAGCCGTTACCGCAGTAG